In Zonotrichia leucophrys gambelii isolate GWCS_2022_RI chromosome 8, RI_Zleu_2.0, whole genome shotgun sequence, one genomic interval encodes:
- the EFCAB7 gene encoding EF-hand calcium-binding domain-containing protein 7, with protein sequence MASTPGNQKSTLSGNSQGKKSQHAEEAIFYMNCRAAYLAVLKSSLENIKSKEQLSLVLQQAGRNPSQKTINKYWTSQTSSLNFDDFCAILKKEKPATKTELLEAFGKIDTDKAGYISHDELCKILTTRGDRMTWEEVTSITKQADFNCNGKLDYNKFCELYLSTREWCCKAARARLESNPLLRQQHLGNQTGTVPEGVTLPSPKKPHKLPKGDSRAPSRPSSAQSSKASSSTTVTVAASSSRDTKLIIEPDTMKEWQCAQSRGCFYLEENGEIISHKYRLHLPQSSALCVTIKPFRIPQAQGKPCPWLSVDTALFILKENETQENLQLVSFTELQNKEMFGWRGELGAGVYWLLPFTTGCRLRKGKTQISGEAKLVWRDEDGELALTKEFRAALLDVFETIDLDGNGLLSLEEYNFFELRTSGEKCDQEAWAVCKENFEMKKNELTRQGFLDLNLMEANDRDGDPWDLWVTLLSLGYNRALEMTEACPFVVDVCAERCKPRMRAIALEAGGAQLSRALCSSVLTTGEAQGLGASGSIFIHTCSSGSRITSVIENKSENKVIIHVNNEQSKNCLNNRGLTVFAVEVAPKSMMVSQHVMALNEQEEWIYSCVHSLVC encoded by the exons ATGGCCAGCACTCCTGGGAATCAGAAATCCACACTCTCAGGAAATTCCCAAGGGAAGAAGTCCCAGCATGCAGAAGAAGCCATTTTTTACATGAACTGCAGAGCAGCTTATCTGGCTGTCTTAAAAAGCAGCttggaaaatattaaatcaaaAGAGCAGCTCAGTTTAG TACTTCAGCAGGCTGGAAGAAATCCTTCTCAGAAGACCATTAACAAATACTGGACTTCACAAACATCTTCACTGAATTTTGATGATTTCtgtgctattttaaaaaaagaaaagccagctACAAAAACTGAACTGCTCGAAGCATTTGGTAAAATAGACACAGATAAAGCTGGATATATTTCACATGATGAACTTTGTAAAATTCTTACAACA agAGGTGACAGAATGACCTGGGAGGAAGTGACCAGCATCACTAAACAAGCTGATTTTAACTGCAATGGCAAACTTGACTACAACAAG ttCTGTGAGCTGTACCTGAGCACCAGGGAGTGGTGCTGCAAagctgccagggccaggctggaatCCAACCctctgctgaggcagcagcacctggggaacCAAACTGGGACTGTCCCTGAGGGGGTCACACTGccatcccccaaaaaacctcacaaactGCCTAAAG gTGACAGCAGAGCTCCTTCAAGACCTTCATCAGCTCAAAGCAGCAAAGCTTCCAGCTCCACCACTGTCACtgtggctgccagcagcagcagggacacaaagcTGATTATTGAGCCTGACACAATGAAG GAATGGCAATGTGCACAATCCAGAGGCTGCTTCTACCTGGAGGAGAATGGGGAAATCATCAGTCACAAGTACAGGCTGCACTtaccccagagctctgccctttGTGTCACCATCAAACCTTTCAGGATTCCCCAGGCACAAG gaaaaCCTTGTCCTTGGTTGTCAGTGGATACAGCTTTGTTtattctgaaggaaaatgaaacccaAGAGAATTTACAGCTTGTGAGCTTTACTGAACTCCAGAACAAAGAG ATGTTTGGCTGGAGAGGAGAGCTTGGAGCTGGGGTTTATTGGCTGCTCCCTTTCACAACTGGCTGCAggctgaggaaaggaaaaacccaaatttcTGGAGAAGCCAAACTGGTGTGGAGGGATGAAGATGGAGAGCTGGCTCTCACCAAAGAATTCCG agctgctttgtTGGATGTGTTTGAAACCATTGATCTGGATGGGAATGGCCtcctgagcctggaggagtACAACTTCTTTGAGCTCAGGACAAGTGGGGAGAAGTGTGACCAGGAAGCCTGGGCTGTGTGCAAGG AAAATTTTGAGATGAAGAAGAATGAGCTAACAAGACAAGGATTTCTGGATTTGAATCTCATGGAAGCCAACGACCGGGATGGGGATCCCTGGGACCTTTGGGTCACTTTGTTGTCCCTGGGTTACAACAGAGCCTTAGAAATGACAGAG GCCTGCCCCTTTGTGGTTGATGTCTGTGCAGAGAGGTGCAAGCCCAGAATGAGAGCCATTGCCCTGGAGGCAGGgggtgcccagctcagcagggctctctgcagctctgtgctcaccaCAGGAGAGGCCCAAGGGCTGGGTGCCTCTGGGAGCATCTTCATCCAcacctgcagctcaggcagcaggatCACCTCTGTGATTGAGAACAAG TCAGAAAATAAAGTGATAATTCATGTCAACAATGAGCAGAGTAAGAACTGCCTGAACAACAGGGGGCTGACAGTTTTTGCTGTGGAAGTGGCTCCAAAATCCATGATG GTCTCTCAGCACGTGATGGCCCTGAATGAGCAGGAAGAGTGGATTTACAGCTGTGTGCACTCCCTTGTGTGCTAa